The following are from one region of the Moritella sp. 24 genome:
- a CDS encoding YqgE/AlgH family protein: protein MDSLQDHFLIAMPSMKDGIFERSVIYICEHNNEGAMGIIINLPVNISIDELLSQTVEADLDDETAPKNDTKTVINDPVFKGGPVSEDRGFVLHTASPGFSSSLQINDELMITSSLDVLATLGTKKQPDNYIVALGYSGWTKGQLEQEIADNSWLTINADENILFKVPVHQRWEQAVQKIGIDVSQLSSEVGHS from the coding sequence ATGGACTCTTTACAAGATCACTTCCTCATCGCGATGCCGAGCATGAAAGATGGTATTTTCGAACGCTCTGTTATCTATATCTGTGAACATAATAACGAGGGTGCGATGGGGATTATTATTAATCTACCCGTCAATATTTCTATCGACGAATTATTATCACAAACTGTCGAAGCCGATCTTGATGATGAGACAGCACCAAAAAACGATACAAAAACAGTTATTAATGACCCTGTTTTTAAAGGCGGTCCTGTATCTGAAGATCGTGGTTTTGTGTTACATACTGCTTCACCTGGTTTTAGCTCTAGTTTACAAATTAATGATGAATTGATGATCACTTCATCGCTTGATGTATTAGCGACACTTGGTACCAAAAAGCAACCAGACAACTACATTGTCGCGTTGGGTTATTCAGGTTGGACTAAAGGGCAGTTAGAACAAGAAATTGCTGACAACAGTTGGCTAACTATTAACGCAGACGAAAATATTTTATTTAAAGTCCCTGTACACCAACGCTGGGAACAGGCTGTCCAAAAAATAGGTATCGACGTCAGCCAACTATCTAGTGAGGTAGGACACTCTTAA
- the ruvX gene encoding Holliday junction resolvase RuvX, producing MSNAESGQRTLLGFDFGTKSIGIAVGQEITGTARPLVAFKANDGIPDWDLIEQQIKEWQPDLVIVGKPLNMDGTEQEITKRAIKFANRLTGRFNVKTEMHDERLTTKDAKARLFEEGGFKALQKGAIDSASAMVILEGWMEAQYGAEL from the coding sequence ATGAGTAATGCAGAAAGCGGACAAAGAACCCTACTTGGTTTTGATTTTGGAACAAAAAGTATTGGTATCGCCGTTGGTCAAGAAATTACAGGCACAGCGCGACCGCTTGTTGCTTTTAAAGCAAACGATGGCATTCCAGATTGGGATTTAATCGAGCAGCAAATTAAAGAATGGCAACCAGATCTTGTGATCGTAGGTAAACCATTAAACATGGATGGCACAGAGCAAGAGATCACCAAGCGTGCAATTAAATTTGCTAACCGCTTAACAGGCCGATTTAATGTGAAAACAGAAATGCATGACGAACGCCTTACCACCAAAGATGCTAAAGCACGTTTATTTGAAGAAGGTGGTTTTAAAGCCCTTCAAAAAGGCGCAATTGATAGTGCTTCAGCAATGGTTATCCTAGAAGGCTGGATGGAAGCACAATACGGCGCAGAACTATAA
- a CDS encoding DUF2937 family protein, which yields MTFIHGLLQRLLFTVGVILFMQFPQFIDHYSQQLSGYYLAQQNQLKQFQLIADINFHGQLDKLITDFNNSPAPAVQQVGKQVFTLQQSVPALAADLAILSDGNYLNKLTYFVTRIDSKLAQNTLMLFKPGIPLSQAALITGLIGGISLNLIWLLIIKLAALLWRQRYRFSNIAANTA from the coding sequence ATGACGTTTATTCACGGTTTATTACAACGCTTATTATTTACGGTAGGCGTCATACTTTTTATGCAATTTCCTCAGTTCATTGACCACTACAGTCAACAACTCTCCGGCTATTATCTTGCTCAACAAAACCAACTAAAACAATTTCAATTAATTGCTGATATCAATTTTCATGGTCAGCTTGATAAATTGATTACGGATTTCAATAACAGTCCAGCACCTGCTGTACAGCAGGTTGGTAAGCAAGTATTTACATTACAACAATCAGTACCCGCCTTAGCTGCCGATTTAGCAATACTCAGCGACGGTAACTACCTTAATAAGCTCACTTATTTTGTCACTCGTATTGATAGTAAACTAGCTCAAAATACCCTGATGCTATTCAAACCCGGTATACCATTAAGCCAAGCAGCATTAATCACCGGATTAATCGGTGGTATCAGTCTCAACTTAATCTGGCTACTCATCATCAAATTAGCCGCATTACTTTGGCGTCAACGATACCGTTTTTCAAATATTGCAGCCAATACTGCCTAG
- a CDS encoding short chain dehydrogenase, which translates to MKNVIIMGATGATGSLLMQQLLNDINIAQIYVVHYRTTPFKQNEKVTEIVIDLAELPHLNIDADIDCAYCCLGTTRKKAGSLAAFRQVDKDYIVNFGKWIANHSTAQLHVISAVGANAKSPSSYLQTKGETELLLRQLPLAALFLYQPTLLHGKRDEFRLMEALAYYPLSVLSLLPLPLLKQQKPIAIEQLANAMYQLSQQVTSGHHIISSLEIQQY; encoded by the coding sequence ATGAAAAATGTCATTATCATGGGCGCAACTGGCGCGACAGGTAGCCTGCTTATGCAGCAATTACTTAATGATATTAATATTGCTCAGATCTATGTTGTACATTACCGAACAACACCTTTTAAGCAAAATGAAAAAGTAACAGAGATCGTCATCGACTTAGCCGAGTTACCCCATTTGAATATTGATGCTGACATTGATTGCGCCTATTGCTGCTTAGGAACAACACGTAAAAAAGCAGGTTCACTCGCTGCATTTAGGCAAGTAGATAAAGACTACATTGTTAATTTTGGCAAGTGGATTGCTAATCACAGTACCGCGCAACTGCATGTCATTAGCGCAGTGGGTGCGAATGCTAAATCGCCAAGTAGTTATTTACAAACAAAAGGGGAAACAGAGCTATTATTACGCCAACTTCCTCTGGCCGCATTATTTCTTTATCAGCCAACATTATTACATGGTAAGCGTGATGAGTTTAGACTGATGGAAGCCCTTGCTTATTATCCGCTGAGCGTATTATCTTTGTTACCACTGCCGCTACTGAAGCAACAGAAACCCATCGCTATCGAGCAACTGGCTAACGCCATGTATCAACTTAGTCAGCAAGTAACCAGTGGCCACCACATCATTAGCAGCTTAGAGATCCAGCAATACTAA
- a CDS encoding LysR family transcriptional regulator, whose amino-acid sequence MNISGIDLNLLIYFDVLLREKNVTRAASMLNITQPAMSNGLRRLRTLLDDPVLVRTSDGMTPTEKARKLAPVIRKLLLELEEALQEEKEFDQSSQRVFRIMASDYAESTLIPLLLSKLSKVAPNMTVDIMTPSDVTFHDVEEGKIDMAINRFDELPQSFYQKTLWHDSFTCMMNADNPIVNKFNLNHYLASKHVWVSKTGFGVGVGMNPHDVQKLGWVDEALNRLGKKRDIKVFTRNYNVAMQLALQDELIATLPTQAALIHKNNSDYTLLEPPFPIPNIELKMIWSPLLHHDASHVWFRQLVLEAAMELRDNS is encoded by the coding sequence ATGAATATATCAGGGATTGATCTTAATTTATTGATTTACTTCGATGTTTTGTTACGTGAAAAGAATGTGACACGTGCTGCTAGTATGCTCAATATCACCCAACCTGCAATGAGTAATGGATTACGCCGATTGCGTACTTTATTAGATGATCCTGTTTTAGTGCGTACATCCGATGGTATGACGCCAACTGAAAAGGCACGTAAGTTAGCGCCCGTAATAAGAAAGCTATTATTGGAGTTAGAAGAAGCCTTACAAGAAGAAAAAGAATTTGATCAAAGTAGTCAGCGGGTATTTCGGATCATGGCCAGTGATTATGCGGAATCGACGTTGATACCATTACTGTTAAGCAAGCTAAGTAAAGTCGCGCCAAATATGACTGTGGATATTATGACGCCATCAGATGTGACCTTTCATGATGTGGAAGAAGGCAAAATTGATATGGCTATTAACCGTTTCGATGAGTTACCCCAGTCGTTCTATCAAAAAACGCTTTGGCATGATTCGTTCACTTGTATGATGAATGCGGATAATCCGATTGTGAATAAGTTTAATCTTAATCATTATCTCGCGTCGAAACACGTATGGGTATCTAAAACTGGTTTTGGTGTGGGTGTCGGGATGAATCCACATGATGTACAAAAATTAGGTTGGGTTGATGAGGCGCTAAATCGTTTAGGTAAAAAACGAGATATTAAAGTGTTTACCCGTAATTATAATGTAGCGATGCAACTAGCATTACAAGATGAATTAATTGCAACATTACCAACGCAAGCAGCCTTAATTCATAAGAATAATAGCGATTACACTTTATTAGAGCCACCGTTTCCTATTCCGAATATTGAATTGAAAATGATCTGGAGCCCGTTATTACACCATGATGCTAGCCACGTTTGGTTCCGCCAGTTAGTACTCGAAGCTGCAATGGAGCTGCGTGATAATAGCTAG
- a CDS encoding isocitrate lyase has protein sequence MSTYNNDIDSVATLKAEQGSKWAAISPEYAARMRAQNRFKTGLEVAQYTADIMRADMENYDNDSSLYTQSLGCWHGFIGQQKMISIKKHFENNTDRRYLYLSGWMVAALRSEFGPLPDQSMHEKTSVAALIEELYTFLRQADARELGGLFRELDAAKEAGDSAKVADTQDKIDNHVTHVVPIIADIDAGFGNAEATYLLAKKMIEAGACCIQIENQVSDEKQCGHQDGKVTVPHEDFLAKINAVRYAFLELGIDNGVIVARTDSLGAGLTKQIAVTSEPGDLGDQYNSFLDCDEISEAELGNGDVILKKDGKLLRPKRLPSNLFQFKQGTGEARCVLDCITSLQGGADLLWIETEKPHVGQIGAMVNEIRKVVPNAKLVYNNSPSFNWTLNFRQQIFDIMVEAGQDVAAYDRADLMNEKYDSTELAIQADEKIRTFQADSAREAGIFHHLITLPTYHTAALSTDNLAKEYFGDEGMLGYVKGVQRKEIRQSIACVKHQNMAGSDMGDDHKEYFAGDAALKAGGKDNTMNQF, from the coding sequence ATGTCAACATACAACAATGATATCGATTCAGTAGCGACGCTAAAAGCTGAACAAGGTTCTAAATGGGCTGCAATTAGTCCTGAATATGCTGCACGTATGCGTGCTCAAAACCGTTTCAAAACAGGCCTAGAAGTTGCGCAATACACAGCTGACATTATGCGCGCTGATATGGAAAACTACGATAATGATTCTTCATTGTACACGCAGTCTTTAGGTTGCTGGCATGGTTTTATCGGTCAACAAAAAATGATTTCTATTAAGAAACATTTTGAGAACAACACTGACCGTCGTTATCTTTACCTTTCTGGTTGGATGGTTGCTGCACTACGCTCTGAGTTTGGTCCACTTCCAGACCAATCAATGCATGAAAAAACATCTGTTGCTGCATTAATTGAAGAACTATACACATTCCTTCGTCAAGCTGATGCACGTGAACTAGGCGGTTTATTCCGTGAACTAGACGCTGCAAAAGAAGCGGGCGATTCAGCTAAAGTAGCTGATACACAAGACAAGATTGACAATCACGTGACGCACGTTGTGCCAATCATTGCAGATATCGATGCTGGTTTTGGTAACGCAGAAGCAACTTACCTACTTGCTAAGAAAATGATTGAAGCCGGTGCATGTTGTATCCAAATCGAAAACCAAGTATCTGATGAAAAACAGTGTGGTCACCAAGATGGTAAAGTAACGGTACCACATGAAGATTTCCTAGCGAAAATCAACGCAGTTCGTTACGCATTCCTAGAGCTAGGCATTGATAATGGTGTGATTGTTGCGCGTACAGATTCACTAGGCGCAGGTCTAACGAAACAAATCGCTGTAACAAGTGAACCAGGTGATCTTGGTGACCAATATAACTCATTCCTTGATTGTGATGAGATCTCAGAAGCAGAGCTAGGCAATGGCGATGTAATACTGAAGAAAGACGGTAAATTATTACGTCCTAAACGTCTACCAAGTAACTTATTCCAATTTAAACAAGGAACGGGTGAAGCACGTTGTGTACTTGATTGCATTACATCGCTACAAGGCGGCGCTGACTTATTATGGATTGAAACTGAGAAGCCACACGTTGGTCAAATCGGTGCAATGGTAAATGAAATCCGTAAAGTAGTACCAAATGCGAAACTAGTTTACAACAACTCGCCATCATTCAACTGGACGCTTAACTTCCGTCAACAGATCTTTGATATCATGGTTGAAGCAGGTCAAGATGTTGCAGCGTATGATCGTGCAGACCTAATGAACGAGAAATACGATAGCACAGAATTGGCAATCCAAGCTGATGAGAAGATCCGTACATTCCAAGCTGATTCAGCACGTGAAGCGGGTATTTTCCATCACCTAATCACACTACCGACTTACCATACAGCTGCGCTATCAACTGATAACCTAGCGAAAGAGTACTTCGGTGATGAAGGTATGCTGGGTTACGTTAAAGGTGTTCAGCGTAAAGAAATTCGTCAATCAATTGCATGTGTTAAGCACCAAAACATGGCTGGTTCTGATATGGGCGATGACCATAAAGAATACTTCGCTGGTGATGCAGCACTGAAAGCAGGCGGTAAAGACAACACGATGAACCAGTTCTAA
- a CDS encoding M20 family metallopeptidase gives MNIDFSDLKKLVEINSWTGNKQGVDLNRELMMAFLSPLGFENEVYHREHIGSHILFKSQHGENKPRVLLLGHLDTVFPPNTFESFSEDEEWIYGPGVCDMKGGNFVALSALRRIFADNGSVNHIDILLVSDEETGSDDSKYLTQELAKNYDVCFDFEAAGREHEVVVARKGVATFYIDLVGKAAHAGNHYVDGVNANLAAAKLLIALTELTDLAQGTTVNVGKIEGGIGANTISPTSHLAVEARFTSEEEKDRVLADIQHLSHESWVAGIEIKMSGGLQRGVMAANHQQTKLLARLADVLGYALKTEHRGGVSDANVTAAAGLVTLDGFGPYGDGDHTVHERASKASFERRIEEVYKILLSYQ, from the coding sequence ATGAATATCGACTTTTCGGATTTAAAAAAATTAGTAGAAATAAATTCTTGGACGGGTAATAAGCAAGGCGTAGATCTTAATAGAGAGCTGATGATGGCATTTTTATCGCCATTGGGTTTTGAAAATGAGGTTTACCACAGGGAGCACATAGGCAGTCATATTTTGTTTAAGAGTCAGCATGGTGAAAATAAACCGCGAGTATTATTACTCGGGCATTTGGACACTGTTTTTCCTCCTAATACATTTGAATCTTTCAGCGAAGATGAAGAGTGGATATATGGACCTGGGGTCTGCGATATGAAAGGGGGGAATTTTGTTGCGCTATCAGCCCTAAGACGTATTTTTGCAGATAATGGCAGTGTTAATCATATCGATATATTACTCGTGAGTGATGAGGAAACCGGGAGTGATGATAGTAAATATCTAACGCAGGAACTCGCGAAAAATTATGATGTTTGTTTTGATTTTGAAGCGGCAGGTCGAGAACACGAAGTGGTTGTTGCGCGTAAAGGGGTGGCTACATTTTATATTGATTTAGTGGGCAAGGCGGCACATGCAGGAAATCATTATGTAGATGGTGTGAATGCGAATCTTGCCGCGGCAAAGCTGCTAATCGCGTTAACAGAGCTGACTGACTTAGCACAAGGTACGACAGTTAATGTAGGCAAAATCGAGGGCGGAATTGGTGCGAATACGATATCTCCTACATCACACCTTGCTGTCGAAGCAAGATTTACGTCGGAAGAAGAAAAAGATCGAGTACTTGCGGACATTCAGCATTTAAGCCATGAATCTTGGGTTGCTGGTATTGAGATAAAAATGTCTGGTGGTCTACAAAGAGGTGTGATGGCGGCAAACCATCAGCAAACTAAATTGCTAGCACGATTAGCGGATGTACTTGGTTATGCGTTAAAAACAGAGCATCGAGGCGGGGTGAGCGATGCGAATGTAACTGCTGCGGCTGGGTTAGTCACGTTGGATGGGTTTGGTCCTTATGGTGACGGTGATCATACTGTGCATGAAAGGGCGTCTAAAGCCAGTTTTGAGCGCCGTATTGAAGAGGTATATAAAATTTTATTGTCTTATCAGTAA
- a CDS encoding RimK family alpha-L-glutamate ligase → MAFRNIGIWMYQNCGGKAIEQKILEGLREREINAVTNLDLAEATSFDGQILCNGIIMNQLDLFFSYNAGQQTNYQQYLYQSLSESIPTINNYHAFALTEDKFRTAHLLRRHNVSTTDHVLCNRKNIPMLKQKLQSWEGKAICKPVDGWGGRGLIKLESERDFDLLTPYLLKQDAPQFYIERVIENDFSDYRIDIVNGQVVSCYGRQAAKGEWKTNITNGGNIMLREPNDEVIALAINAAKITGLEIAGVDIIYDLEHEKYVVIEVNGIPAFATPEQEILGLNFNQHKIDKIVELIDITTAKPSLNNILDAININSNVANTQLNTELNYVTA, encoded by the coding sequence ATGGCATTCAGGAATATTGGCATTTGGATGTACCAAAACTGTGGCGGCAAGGCCATCGAACAAAAAATATTAGAAGGTTTACGAGAAAGAGAAATTAATGCTGTTACCAATCTAGATCTGGCTGAAGCCACATCATTTGATGGTCAAATTCTCTGTAATGGCATTATCATGAATCAGCTTGATTTGTTTTTTTCTTATAATGCTGGCCAGCAAACTAATTATCAGCAGTATCTATATCAGAGCTTGTCAGAATCAATTCCGACTATTAATAACTATCACGCCTTTGCGTTAACTGAAGATAAATTCAGAACCGCACATCTATTACGTCGTCACAATGTATCAACAACAGACCACGTTTTATGTAATCGAAAGAATATTCCGATGCTCAAACAAAAACTGCAATCTTGGGAAGGCAAAGCGATTTGTAAACCCGTAGATGGTTGGGGTGGACGAGGATTAATTAAGCTTGAAAGTGAACGTGATTTTGACCTGCTAACACCTTATTTATTGAAACAAGATGCACCGCAATTTTACATTGAACGTGTTATTGAAAATGATTTTTCTGATTATCGAATCGATATCGTCAATGGTCAGGTTGTTTCATGCTATGGCCGTCAAGCAGCAAAGGGCGAATGGAAAACGAATATTACCAATGGCGGTAATATTATGCTTCGAGAACCCAACGATGAAGTCATCGCACTCGCTATTAATGCTGCGAAAATAACGGGGTTAGAAATTGCTGGCGTCGATATTATTTATGATCTTGAGCATGAAAAGTATGTTGTTATCGAAGTGAATGGTATCCCTGCATTTGCAACACCAGAGCAAGAAATTTTAGGCTTAAACTTCAATCAACATAAGATCGATAAGATCGTCGAACTGATTGATATCACGACAGCCAAGCCTTCATTAAACAATATTTTAGACGCGATTAACATCAATTCAAATGTTGCCAATACTCAGCTTAATACGGAGCTTAACTATGTCACAGCTTAA